Sequence from the Notolabrus celidotus isolate fNotCel1 chromosome 14, fNotCel1.pri, whole genome shotgun sequence genome:
AAACATTCTGCTACACTGCCAAAACTGTGTTTTTCCTAATCTCTCTTTGAGGCTAAAACACAAGTCTTTCTACTTAACTTTATCTAAAGTTATAGACCTTATACtagacaaataaaacatctgcagaactCAAGTtcactttgttgttttaatataTAATGGAGCTAGAATTAACTTAACAAGTGGGTGTAGCCTCATACACTTTTCACCATTTTCCTtctcaaatatatatatataaatttttAATATTCACATTTTCCAAAAAATATGAACCATCTTACCACTTTGGATGCTTCTTGATGtgtgaaaattatttaaaagtaaGTTTACATCTAATGTATCTACAGCTTTCAGATGTTCATTTTCAGCACTGTTGAGAGTCTACAGTACTCAAAACTGGGCTTTCACCCACAATGTGACAACTACTGGTATTAGCAAAACGTTAAACTGAGTTTACAGCTGTTTTCAGAGCATCTCCTCTTGTGATAGATTGAACTCACTTCTGCACagtaatgctgcaaagtgtatTTTTGATCAGTGTTTTGTTAGATGATGTTGGGTTTTGCTCTAATATTGTATTCCCCACTCTAAATGTgttgctttgaagccaaaagcAATGAAATTTTGactattttcaattcaattcagttttgctttattggcatgaacaaagacatgttattgccaaagcaatAATAAGCAAAGTTTTCTTGCTCTGGATTGATGTTATTAGTAATTAAATGATCTCTTATTAATGCTATATCACCTTTATTACGATATGATAAGGTAGGATGCAATGGGATATGATCTGATAAATGATACGATACACGTAATTGTCCATTTTGGGAAATTTGTTCTATATGTTCAACTGTCTCTACAATAGTACTGATGAATCAAAACATGTGAGAAAGCTGATCCAGCCATTTTTAGGTTTCAAAAATGCTTAGTAGGGGCACCAGTTTGGTCTACAGGTTAAATCTTGCGCCCTACGTACAGATGCTATAGTCCTTGAAGCGGCCCTTTATTGAATGTCATCACTAttaccctccctctctctacaAGTTTCCTGCTCGATCCACAGTTCTGTTCTCTGAAGAAAGCTGTAAAAGTCCTgaaattaactttaaaaaagcaatGCTTAATAACACATTAATCCAGTCTTACCTGAAGCGACTGCCCAGTGCGCCCTGTGGCCGCTGCGCTGGCATGGCTCGTGATTAAAGTCTTCATCATATCTGCACATAACTGTGAAGGAAGTTGAATCATTCCTTTCCTGGAAAAACTTACAATCATAAAAGAaccataaaatgtgtttttcccttcAGATTCCCCCCCTTTCAtggctgttgtgtttgtgtaggaTACGGTATGAGAACAGGTTGTCTCCCCCACAGGTGTGTAATGATGGTCTCCATGTTGTTACCACTTAATCCTCCTGATAGCAGGTCCGCCTTACAGCCACACACCTCCTCTGCCAGCAGGGCCATGTTGTCAGCTAACAGAATAAAAGCCTTAATGAGCTCGTAAAGAAACCAACATAAACTCAACCAAGTGTGaaactttattttgtattctacATCTGTTAAAAGCAGTTCACTTCAGGCAACACACTGTAGTGCAGATAAAGAGAAGCACTGGTAGTTGAtccaaagacagaaacacaccctCTGTGCTTTGTTACCCACCATGTTGTTTTCTACATTCCAAATAGACATGCTCATATCAgttgaaacatttattttgtaccTGAAAACATTTCCCCCTGAGCGGTGTATCCCCTTCTCATGGCTGTCTGAACAACTGTCTCCATGTCAACACTCAGCTGTGGCTGTTGAAGCTGAGCAGCCATCCACAAAGCCACCAGACCACACCTAAGGAGTAATTGAATAACGCACTCACAGTCACACCCTGGAAAGTATGTCATGTTTAATTACTTAAACACAACTTCATTCAGATCGAACTCATGACACAATCACCCCATTGTCCTTGTAACAGATGTggtaacatttgtttttgttttatcagtgtTTTTGTAAATCAGGCGGTTGGGAAGTGTGAGAGTGACTGAGTTTATGGACTTACTGTGGGCCATCTTGGATGAGGGAGGGCACATATGTGTTCACAAGTATCCACTGCAGGTCCTTCCTAAAGCTGAAGTACGGTAAACACACAGCATGTAAACATTATAAAACAATACTGTGCAGCAGCTCTTCCAGAAGAACTTCTACGTTGAGAAACTATCACATGTCAAAGAGGTAAAAACACAGCTGTAAATGAGATAAGAATGAGTGCTGAAACTATATTGGCAGAAGGTCAAGAAGAAGTCATTTTATCAGCAACAATGACTTTGTTTTAGAAATGTTATCAGTGTATTATATTCACTTTTTTAACTTTGGGTCAGAGAAATGTTGATTCAGCACTATGCTACTTTTGAGGTTGTAGTTATTGTGGTGCAAGGacatttctatgttttattcaAAGGTGTTTCTGATGTGTTCATGTAAATAGAGTGGGCAAAACATGAGgacactagggatgcaccgatcctactttttaggtcccgataccgatatcgatatcttggctttggtatctgccgatactgatactagccgatccgatccctgcattgatttaacaatctctattccttaatgtgaggatagagtcatgttttggcaacttcaggcttttctgacttgatggtgaactgtacctgggttccaagtactaaaccagaggctggaatctctttatttcaaggatccgaaacattactgctgcacatgttgcaagtttctggcGGAGTTGTTAAAAGAAgcctgacatgcacctaaactgcacagcctctgtagttatcctccatcatgcaccaccgggcaaaaatgcacagaccggctggtgatgtaggagacgcacatggctgttgtaaacacagaaaagcatagaactgagatgaatagatctgccatatggatcggcactatatatcggccccttgtcactgatatccgatccatctttttgagtccgatctagccgatatatccgataccaggatcggattggtgcatccctaaaggGCACCCTTCAGCATAAAgcttaaaattaaaattctCTGAGCCTTAGGTGAGTTCTCCAAATTCTGTTTCTGATCAACCAACAGTCAAACCTTTCATGGGAGCATGAGATCAAAAAAACTGAGAAGTTATAAAGAGAAAAATTATCATGTTGCAAAATGTTTTGGATTTGTCTTTGGAAAGGTAAACTAATTAGTTGCCAACTAATTCTCAAGGACATTTTCACCAATACACCTCATAACTTGTGGTCTGAATAAAGCTCACTACACCTTTGACACACTGTGGTAAAGAAGAAATTCTTATAAGATCAACAAAAGTAGGGGTTAGTGCAGGACATTTGGAGTGGAATGGGTAGGTGTGTCTGATAATAGGTGTTTACATTGAGATGTGTTCACAGGAAAAATGTGATCCAACATCTGATACAGCTTTTAGCAAGGTGTGTCAAATCTGTGGCAGGAAAATGATTACGAGTATCATGAGGTTTTCAAACTGCAGACCGAATCCAGTTTCTAAACAGATACAATGTCCAGACTCACAGTGTAAGGATGTTATGTGCAGACAAGTTGATCTGTGAATCATTGTGAATCtcacctgctctctctctgactgagcAATAAACGGGCCTCAGTGTGGTTCCCCTCTACAGGACTCCTGCTGCTGGCTATAGTCTGATACAGCTTCTTCTTAGGAGCtgatgctggaggaggaggaggtggacctggagcaggaggaggaggtggaggaggtggaccTAGAtcaggtggtggtggtggaagtGGTGGTGACATGGGGCACTCCACTGGCATCCTCTTAATGTTCCTTTTAGATAACAAAAGCATGTAAGAAAATtaatgttttgtgtattttagcACAGAGGGAAGTTACATACAGTTGAAAAAAACTTAAGGCTATAACCTACCTGCCCACTTTCACTTGCACTACCTTTTAAAACACAGCTAACGTCAGTGGCTAAAAGCAGGGCTAACATTGTAGTCACCTATCCTCGTTAAAAATGATATCTGGTTGCCAAAGTGCAACAATCTTCCTCTGGTAAGGGCAATAATCCGTCATACAACAGCGATACAAGTTACCTCTCCTCCTGCAACACCAACCCCACAGACCAGCAGAGCTAGCAAACAGCACCGGTGTTTTGCCCATATTTGGAAGTGGTATTTTCCTACATCTTCTTCTTCGTTGTTCTGTAGAGTCACACACCATCGGAAAGTCGTCATAGCGCCCTCCACTGCTTGGACTTACTTTATGAtcatagaccaggggttcccaaagtgtgggtcgggacacaaatgggggttttttatttacagtctatggtcgggaCCCCCTTGAGGGTCGTGGGacatatatagatatagatatagatatatctatatagatatagatatatcacatgtgaggatataggaaacaggtgatggaggggaggctgtgtatcgtggctacatctgttccttcagagagtcttcttgaagacagggtaaatactcactgagaggagaaatcagatcagcccatccaagctgaggcatctgatttttctcaatgccaacctgaactgaggaaaataataatgtttggtcgggtttggttctggtttggttctggttgtttgactttggttctggttctggttctgtttgtttgactttggttctgtttctgtttgcatgagttcggttctggttcggttctggttcagttctatttgcttgagttaggttcgggttcggttctggttcggttccggttgtttgactttggttctggttctgtttgtttgactttggttctggttctggttctgtttgcatgagtttggagGAAGACTTTCAGTCGGCCTCAAAGAGGATCTGGCAAACTGTCCGacgcactgtttacagtgaggaTGGGGAGCTGCTGACCTCGACTGAGAGTATAGTCGGGTGGTGGAAGGAATACTTCGAGGATCTCCTCAATTCCACCAACATGCATTCCAAGGAGGAACCAGAGCCGGAGGATTTGGTGGTGGGCTCGCTCATCACTGGGGCCAAGGTCGTGGAGGCAGTCAAACAGCTCCGAAGCGGCAGGGCcccgggggtggatgagatcctggttgacacgcctctgcaacgttgcatggacatcggggactgtgcctctggagtggcagacgggtgtggtgatcccccttttcaagaagggggaccagagggtgtgttccaactatagggggatcacactcctcagcctccctgggaaagtctactctagggtgctggagaggagagtccggctattggttgaacctcggatacaggaggaacaatgcggttttcatcctggccgtggaacactggaccagctctacaccctcgggagggtgctggatcggttctagtttggttctggttcgattctggttcggttctggttcagttctggttcggttctggttcggttctgtttgcttgagtttggttctggttcggttctgtttgtttgactttggtttttgttctgtttgcttgagttcggttctggttcggttctggttcggttctagttcggttctggttcggttctggttaagttctggttcggttctgtttgcttgtgttcggttctgtttcggttctggttcggttcggttatggttcggttctggttcggttcggttctggttcggttcggttctggttgagttctggttcggttctggttcggttctggttcggttctggttcggttctggttcggttctggttcggttgggttcggttctggttgggttctggttgggttggGTTCggttgggttcggttctggttcggttctggttcggttctggttcggttctggttcggttgggttcggttctggttgggttctggttgggttctggttgggttctggttgggttctgtttgtttgactttggttctggttctgtttgcatgacttTGGTTCAGATcccgtttgcttgagtttggttctggttctatttgcttgagtttggttctggttctgtttgcttgagttcggttctggttcggctctggtttagttctggttcggtcctggttcggttctgattgtttgacttcggttctggttctgtttgttgcactttggttctggttctctttgcatgagtttggttgtggttctgtatacttcagtttggttctggttcggttctggttcagttctggttcggttttggttcggttttggttcagtttggttgtggttctgtttgcattattttggttgtggttctgtttgcttaagtttagttctggttctaaccctaaccctaacccgaaacctaaccctaatcctaaccctaaccctaaccctaatcctaaccctaaccctaatcctaaccctaaccctaaccctaaccctaaccctaaccctaaccctaacccctaaccctaaccctaaccctaaccctaaccctaaccctaacccttaaccctaaccctaaccctaaccctaacccaaccctaaccctaaccctaaccctaaccccaaccctaaccctaaccctaacccctaaccctaaccctaaccctaaccctaacccttaaccctaaccctaaccctaaccctaaccccctaaccccctaaccctaaccccctaaccctaaccctaaccctaaccctaaccctaacctaaccctaaccctaaccctaaccctaaccctaaccctaaccctaaccctaatcctaaccctaaccctaattctaaccctaaccctaaccctaattctaaccctaaccctaatcctaaccctaaccctaaccctaattctaaccctaaccctaattctaaccctaaccctaaccctaaccctaatcctaaccctaaccctaaccctaaccctaaccctaatcctaaccctaaccctaaccctagccataacataaccctaaccctaattctaaccctaaccctaatcctaaccctaaccctaaaccctaaccctaaccctaaccctaaccctaatcctaaccctaaccctaaccctaattctaaccctaaccctaatcttaaccctaaccctaaccctaatcctaaccctaaccctaaccctagccataacataaccctaaccctaattctaaccctaaccctaatcctaaccctaaccctaaaccctaaccctaaccctaaccctaatcctaaccctaaccctaaccctaattctaaccctaaccctaatcttaaccctaaccctaaccctaaccctaattctaaccctaaccctaaccctaatcataaccctaatcctaatcttaatcctaaccctaatcataatcctaatcctaatcttaatcctaaccctaaccctaatcataaccctaatcatagggttagggttaaccctaaatctgggcagcatgtgacaaatgaggtgtctcctgttaattatcaacatcacttcattaaaataaataaatcaataaaataaaaatgaaattaacaaaaatctatgtcatgtaaaactattgtatttatatttaggtctttgaaatgtacattaaaaaaagctttaacatgaattttcataaaaaacgagtgagttatcctcattgaaccatgatctgtgagaattaaagaacaccatagcactaaatatttatttaaatggttagtaatggagataataatgagattaaaaaatgtttattgggatttttttgagttctgacacttctgaataattaaacatgccccgTGCCAAGTTGACCCacaaacattattgctgtccctaagaaacgaacacaACAGAAGGGTTAACAAACTTGTTTTCAGCACTGTATATTCCCACTGAATAATACACTTTCCAACAAATTGTTGACAGATAAGAGCAGAACAAAATAAATCCTGAAGTTGCAGCTGTCACACGTGGTGCAGTTAGGTACAATCAGAAACTTGAGAATCTGATGATTACAGCAGATTGTGTTGTACATTCaggacaaatgtttttttttaatagaaaattcagtttattcatttttcttttttcttattcggacaaacagtttacaaaacaccatagaatataaaaacaaaacaaaaacaaaaacaaagaacaaaaccatGCCATGACAAGGAGAGTTGCACCCACAATCTTCAAtaaatatacacatacatatcttCCCCTTACACGTTACTCACACATCTACAGGTGGCTGACATTTGAATACAGATGAAGTACGAGTACCAATAAGTTAAATATTGTATTGACCGGACTCTAGATTGGCCATCCAGGGGTCCCAGgtcttgtgaaacagctgtgggCTACCTCTGATGGAATAGGTTATTTTCTCCAAAGGACGACAGGAATTGACCTCAATAATCCATAATATTTAGAGGGTCTACATGATTTCACTTAGATGTAAAACATTTCTTGGCAGCTGTAATGGCTAGGCTCACAAAACCTTAAAAGCTTTGGGAGGGGAGCTTCAAGTCGGTCAAGTCCCCTAGCATTACTATCACAGGTGACAAGGAAATATTCTGCAATAATACTTTCCCAAGAAAGGACAAATGGTTATTAAAatagctaaataaataaataaaataaaaaaaatagaatatatttttttcccttccctctGCAATTTTCTGAGGCCCCCCTAATGCCCTCTGGCGgcccccactttgaaaaccCCTGGTCTAAATGGTTTAAATGAACCTAAAGGTGCACAGAAGCAAGTGGAGCACCGGAAGTAGTATCTATGATTGCACATAACGCGAGAACACCGTGGCCTCGCGGGATTTGTGAAGGACTGCGTTTTCGTCTTTTCATTCATCATTCCATGGTGAGTATTCTTACACATCAAGCTTTATAAGCTCTACCTTTTATTCTTTTTGCCGAGCAGTGTTGCGATCAACCTGTGTGCTGTGTTATCGAACTGTATATATGTCTGTGGCAATGAAGGGAGTTAGGTTTTGATACCAGTTGGTTAGCTAAACTACAGCTAACATTCAGCTAGCCTCCAGGCTAACGTACACCCCACGTTATTCAAGCTGCTTGCTGTTGCTAACGTTTTGTAGCTAGTTTGAAAATAATGGTGCCAAGCTGCTTTAAAACTATTCTTGTATTGCTCCTACCTCACAGGTTAAAAGATGGCCACGGCGGACGTACGGCTTAACCATACAATTTACATCAACAACttgaatgagaaaataaaaaaagatggtaAGTCTATCTGCAGCTTctaatcttcttttttttggtcCCAGTTAAACATAAGATGCTTTTGACTTATTGCATTGTGTACGTGTTCTCTGCAGAGTTGAAGAAGTCCCTCTACGCTATCTTCTCACAGTTTGGACAAATTCTGGACATTTTGGTTGCACGAAACATAAAAATGAAGGGTCAAGCCTTTGTTATTTTCAAAGAGGTTAACAGCGCCTCAAATGCTCTGAGATCCATGCAAGGCTTTCCTTTCTATGACAAACCCATGGTAAGAATCACTAACCACTTTTCCAGAGAACAGAACTTGTAAAATGTATGCAATTTCTGCTACGTTGAAACCATTAAGTGCCTGCTGGTCCTTAAGGTATCTGTTTCTTCTCACAGCGTATCCAATATGCCAAGATAGACTCAGACATCATAGCTAAAATGAAAGGAACTTATGTGGAGCGGGACcgcaaaaaagagaaaaagaagcttAAGCCTGAGTCAACTGGAGCCAAGAAGGGTGTACCGGGAGCTGCTGCAGCCATGGTTGCTGGGGTTCCTGCTGCCATGCCTGTAAGTTGGACTGTGGATCTTTTTCATGGAAGACTAAATGCTACTTCCACTTCTACTTCTATTGCAGTAGTCATCATAACAAGATTTATTTAGTGTTCAGTTTATCATATACAACTGTAGACAGATTCACAATAAGAGAGAAACTCCCAAAACATATATTTACTGACCCTTGTTGTCTTTacaagtgtgttttaaaagaaaacaataaggAGTAACATTTACATCCCAGATATTTATGCAGCCTAATGCTCCCAAAATTAGGAGGAATGTCATTGATGATTTAGCGTATAATGGTAAATGGAGAAAGTGGTCAACTTCTCGTGACTGTTATACTTCACTTTGTAGGGAATGCCACCCATGAGCCAGGCACCTCGTATGATGCACATGCCAGGACAACCGCCCTACATGCCCCCTCCTGGCATGATGCCACCTCCAGGCATGGCCCCCGGTCAAATGCCCCCTGGTGCCATGCCTCCTGGCCAGATGATGCCTGGACAGATGCCTGGGCAAATGCCCCAGCAGGTACTGTGCCTTCTGTCACAGCATGTTGTCACTTCATCAAATCATAGCTATCATTTTCTAACTTCTCTAACTTTTATCCTCAGGTTGCAGAAAATCCTCCCAACcacatcctcttcctcaccAACCTACCAGAGGAGACGAACGAGCTCATGCTGTCCATGCTCTTCAACCAGTCAGTACTCACTGTTTTTCTGCATGAGATTTTCCACTTGTTTATTCATCTAATGTATCGAATGCTGAACCTGACTGTTTCAATGTGTGTTCAGGTTCCCTGGGTTCAAAGAGGTGCGTCTGGTCCCGGGTCGCCACGACATCGCCTTTGTGGAGTTTGAGAATGAAGTGCAGGCCGGTGCTGCACGCGACGCCCTGCAAGGCTTTAAGATCACACAAG
This genomic interval carries:
- the snrpa gene encoding U1 small nuclear ribonucleoprotein A translates to MATADVRLNHTIYINNLNEKIKKDELKKSLYAIFSQFGQILDILVARNIKMKGQAFVIFKEVNSASNALRSMQGFPFYDKPMRIQYAKIDSDIIAKMKGTYVERDRKKEKKKLKPESTGAKKGVPGAAAAMVAGVPAAMPGMPPMSQAPRMMHMPGQPPYMPPPGMMPPPGMAPGQMPPGAMPPGQMMPGQMPGQMPQQVAENPPNHILFLTNLPEETNELMLSMLFNQFPGFKEVRLVPGRHDIAFVEFENEVQAGAARDALQGFKITQANAMKISFAKK
- the c14h19orf54 gene encoding UPF0692 protein C19orf54 homolog, encoding MPVECPMSPPLPPPPPDLGPPPPPPPPAPGPPPPPPASAPKKKLYQTIASSRSPVEGNHTEARLLLSQRESSFRKDLQWILVNTYVPSLIQDGPQCGLVALWMAAQLQQPQLSVDMETVVQTAMRRGYTAQGEMFSADNMALLAEEVCGCKADLLSGGLSGNNMETIITHLWGRQPVLIPYDEDFNHEPCQRSGHRAHWAVASGLLLGLDQQSVSTEHTEPDPTLSWLRLVTDSSSPRPVGATVKHVHILAKQGKSLRYQLWSLDSVAQSNEQLRMMDPQRSNDGTQYVVPPGGVEAGLAGKVVLLHTRTQEQK